One stretch of Streptomyces zhihengii DNA includes these proteins:
- a CDS encoding MFS transporter, which yields MRTWRELRAFPLAIRLLLVNQLGVNTGFYLLIPYLAVHLTENAGMSAAAVGIVLGVRNLSQQGLFLIGGSASDRLGARGVIIAGCALRTAGFGLFALGDELAVLLAASVLSGLAGALFNPAVRTYLTLEAGERRAEAFALFNVFATTGALIGPLLGSALLLVGFRASALVAAGIFAVLTVAQALVLPGRAAVRSGNGVLGDWREVAGNRAFLAFALAMAGLFTLESQLYLLLPHGAREATGWDGAAAIVFLTGTLAGLWLQLRITRRLKERGSRSRWIAAGLMLAGLAFLPPMAVAGGAPAPAGAGEAALRALPVLAGALLLYLGVMVAQPFVMELIPGFGRPELTGTCFGVFYVISGVAAAAGNTAVGWAMDAGARSGTPWLPWACCLAVGLASAAGLARLHHLGLLPGRPEPDGSTPERERL from the coding sequence GTGAGGACATGGCGGGAGCTGCGCGCCTTCCCGCTCGCCATACGCCTGCTCCTGGTCAACCAGCTCGGTGTGAACACCGGCTTCTACCTGCTGATCCCGTACCTGGCCGTCCATCTCACCGAGAACGCCGGCATGTCGGCGGCGGCCGTCGGCATCGTCCTCGGGGTGCGCAACCTCAGCCAGCAGGGGCTGTTCCTCATCGGCGGTTCGGCGTCCGACCGGCTCGGCGCGCGGGGGGTCATCATCGCCGGCTGCGCCCTGCGGACCGCCGGCTTCGGACTGTTCGCGCTGGGCGACGAGCTGGCCGTGCTGCTCGCCGCCTCCGTGCTCAGCGGCCTGGCGGGAGCCCTCTTCAACCCCGCCGTGCGCACGTATCTGACCCTGGAGGCCGGGGAGCGCAGGGCCGAGGCGTTCGCCCTGTTCAACGTGTTCGCGACGACCGGCGCCCTGATCGGTCCGCTGCTCGGCAGCGCGCTGCTCCTCGTCGGCTTCCGGGCGTCGGCGCTCGTCGCCGCCGGGATCTTCGCCGTGCTGACCGTCGCCCAGGCCCTGGTGCTGCCGGGCCGAGCCGCCGTCAGGAGCGGGAACGGCGTGCTCGGGGACTGGCGCGAAGTGGCGGGCAACCGCGCCTTCCTGGCCTTCGCCCTCGCCATGGCCGGGCTGTTCACCCTGGAGAGCCAGTTGTACCTGCTGCTTCCCCACGGAGCCCGCGAGGCGACCGGCTGGGACGGGGCGGCGGCGATCGTGTTCCTGACCGGCACGCTCGCCGGCCTGTGGCTGCAACTGCGCATCACCCGACGGCTGAAGGAGCGGGGCAGCCGGTCCCGCTGGATAGCGGCGGGGCTGATGCTGGCCGGGCTCGCCTTCCTTCCGCCCATGGCCGTGGCCGGCGGCGCCCCGGCCCCCGCCGGGGCCGGCGAGGCCGCGCTCCGCGCGCTTCCCGTGCTGGCGGGGGCGCTGCTGCTGTACCTGGGCGTCATGGTCGCCCAGCCGTTCGTGATGGAGCTGATCCCCGGCTTCGGCCGCCCCGAACTCACCGGCACCTGCTTCGGGGTGTTCTACGTGATCTCCGGCGTCGCCGCGGCCGCCGGCAACACGGCCGTCGGCTGGGCCATGGACGCCGGCGCCCGCAGCGGCACGCCCTGGCTGCCGTGGGCGTGCTGCCTCGCCGTGGGCCTCGCCTCGGCGGCCGGCCTCGCCCGGCTCCACCACCTGGGCCTTCTGCCCGGCCGCCCCGAGCCCGACGGCTCGACACCAGAGAGGGAACGACTGTGA
- a CDS encoding class I SAM-dependent DNA methyltransferase — protein MNGCPDGANLLTDNPALYEARFPDPERIAGRWAEACLARYGAGPRVLDVGCGTGRDAEHLHRAGRAVTGADVSAAMLAHARVHHPGPRYVHADLRRFDLGEDAFDAVVCLDSALLYCHTNDELDGFLASCRRALRSGGLLVAEMRNGAFFLGRTELLDAPRTDCFTWEGVVHRSTTTLRVDRAAQLLRRSRVWTADDGSPPVEQRSAWRLLFPQELRRFLDAHGFEVLGLYDRPGPRTDPPWHEGAAPEETTGAPGTADGDRLHLVARLRAPR, from the coding sequence GTGAACGGCTGCCCCGACGGCGCGAACCTGCTGACCGACAACCCCGCGCTCTACGAGGCCCGTTTCCCGGATCCGGAGCGGATCGCGGGGCGCTGGGCCGAGGCGTGCCTGGCGCGGTACGGAGCCGGTCCCCGGGTGCTGGACGTCGGCTGCGGGACGGGTCGGGACGCGGAGCATCTGCACCGGGCGGGGCGCGCCGTGACGGGGGCCGACGTCTCCGCGGCGATGCTCGCCCACGCCCGCGTGCACCACCCGGGCCCCCGCTACGTGCACGCCGATCTGCGCCGCTTCGACCTCGGGGAGGACGCCTTCGACGCCGTGGTGTGCCTGGACAGCGCGCTGCTGTACTGCCACACCAACGACGAGCTCGACGGTTTCCTCGCCTCGTGCCGCCGCGCGCTGCGGTCCGGCGGTCTGCTCGTGGCGGAGATGCGCAACGGCGCCTTCTTCCTCGGCCGGACGGAGCTCCTGGACGCTCCCCGCACGGACTGCTTCACCTGGGAGGGCGTCGTCCACCGGTCCACCACCACGCTCCGGGTGGACCGCGCGGCCCAACTGCTGCGCCGCAGCAGGGTGTGGACCGCCGACGACGGCTCACCGCCGGTCGAGCAGCGTTCCGCGTGGCGGCTGCTGTTCCCGCAGGAGCTGCGCCGCTTCCTCGACGCGCACGGCTTCGAGGTGCTCGGTCTGTACGACCGTCCGGGCCCGCGCACCGACCCGCCGTGGCACGAGGGCGCCGCCCCCGAGGAGACCACCGGGGCTCCCGGGACCGCCGACGGGGACCGGCTGCATCTCGTCGCCCGCCTCCGGGCCCCGCGCTGA